The proteins below come from a single Caulobacter flavus genomic window:
- a CDS encoding acyl-homoserine-lactone synthase, with amino-acid sequence MIHIITCENRHLYGPQLWAMHEERRKQCVEKNGWVDLVVLDGGEVDDYDDSRAIYLLGFDDEMRLEVGLRLRPTDDRCMLADKFAHLIAPDETPKKGHDVWEASRLFTTEAYRAKKGPGRGTRVFEAWAAAMELALVNNVTRFVGMIDMALYPGIMNSPIDTRLVGLPRPYEFGIVAGSEIPLSQELLQRVRESIAIESTVGYHVDELDLRAFGDLAAVQRQVLRAMTPQILPGSERDETLSAEALYRLHDASGQARRIWNDRSRKSEFQLNA; translated from the coding sequence ATGATCCACATCATCACCTGCGAAAACCGCCACCTCTACGGGCCCCAGTTGTGGGCGATGCACGAGGAACGCCGCAAGCAGTGCGTCGAGAAGAACGGCTGGGTCGACCTGGTCGTGCTCGACGGCGGCGAAGTCGACGACTACGACGACTCCCGCGCCATCTACCTCCTGGGCTTCGACGACGAGATGCGGCTGGAGGTCGGCCTGCGCCTGCGGCCCACCGACGACCGCTGCATGCTGGCCGACAAGTTCGCCCACCTGATCGCGCCGGACGAGACCCCCAAGAAGGGTCATGACGTCTGGGAAGCCAGCCGCCTGTTCACCACCGAGGCCTATCGCGCCAAGAAGGGTCCGGGTCGGGGGACCCGGGTGTTCGAGGCCTGGGCCGCGGCCATGGAGCTGGCGCTGGTCAACAACGTCACCCGCTTCGTGGGCATGATCGACATGGCGCTGTACCCCGGCATCATGAACTCGCCGATCGACACCCGGCTGGTCGGCCTGCCGCGCCCCTACGAGTTCGGAATCGTCGCCGGCTCGGAAATTCCCCTGTCGCAAGAACTGTTGCAACGGGTGAGGGAATCGATCGCCATCGAATCGACGGTCGGCTATCACGTCGACGAACTCGACCTGCGGGCCTTCGGCGATCTCGCCGCCGTGCAGCGTCAGGTGCTGCGGGCGATGACGCCCCAGATTCTTCCGGGTTCGGAGCGCGACGAAACCCTTTCCGCAGAAGCGCTCTACCGCTTGCACGACGCCAGCGGCCAGGCGCGGCGGATCTGGAACGATCGCAGTCGGAAATCGGAGTTTCAGCTTAACGCTTAG
- a CDS encoding helix-turn-helix domain-containing protein, producing MSEETEGRRPNPVDLHVGGRVRMRRKLLGVSQEQLADSLGLTFQQVQKYERGANRVSASKLYEIARTLQVPVSFFFDGLADPMSGAEEDEVGHHAERVVQEFLTTPEGLELAEVFPKINRGRVRRQVLDLVRAMAEEAARADA from the coding sequence TTGAGTGAAGAAACCGAAGGCCGGCGACCCAACCCGGTCGATCTGCACGTCGGCGGTCGAGTCCGTATGCGTCGCAAGCTGTTGGGCGTGAGCCAGGAGCAACTGGCCGATTCCCTGGGCCTGACGTTCCAGCAGGTCCAAAAGTACGAGCGTGGCGCCAACCGCGTCAGCGCTTCGAAACTGTACGAGATCGCCCGCACCCTGCAGGTGCCGGTGTCCTTCTTCTTCGACGGCCTGGCCGACCCGATGAGCGGCGCCGAAGAGGACGAAGTCGGCCACCACGCCGAACGCGTCGTTCAGGAATTCCTGACCACGCCGGAAGGCCTGGAACTGGCCGAGGTGTTCCCGAAGATCAACCGCGGCCGCGTCCGCCGCCAGGTGCTGGACCTCGTCCGCGCCATGGCCGAGGAAGCCGCCCGCGCCGACGCCTGA